In Cololabis saira isolate AMF1-May2022 chromosome 4, fColSai1.1, whole genome shotgun sequence, one DNA window encodes the following:
- the tomt gene encoding transmembrane O-methyltransferase homolog codes for MLIHTIVYRTPTTKSTGVLYFSLSARMVSPAIALAFIPLVLTLLIRYRYYFVLFYRAVLVRIWKDCVTGLSREERAFQYVLTHSTPGDPDSILDAFDFWCSRVEFISNIGPKKGKILDRLLMEQSPLTVLELGSHCGYSTIRIARALPLGGRLYSIEMDARNAAIAEKIIRLAGFDDDTVELIVNPSDEVIPLLRSDYNLERLDLVFMDHWKKCYLPDLQMLEGSGLLGKGSVILADNVLFPGAPKFLRYIRKSGLYDWKVHRATLEYSKGIRDGMAELVYQGIK; via the exons ATGCTAATACATACTATAGTATACAGAACCCCAACAACTAAATCTACAGGTGTATtgtatttttctctctctgcaagGATGGTGTCCCCAGCCATCGCTCTGGCCTTTATTCCCCTTGTACTGACACTGCTAATTAGGTACCGCTACTACTTCGTGCTCTTCTATCGAGCTGTCCTGGTCAGGATATGGAAAGACTGTGTTACTGGTTTGAGCCGGGAGGAGCGTGCATTTCAGTATGTTCTCACCCATTCCACCCCTGGAGACCCTGACAGCATCCTGGATGCCTTTGATTTCTGGTGTAGCAGGGTGGAGTTCATCAGCaacattggaccaaaaaaag GAAAAATCTTGGACCGGCTACTGATGGAGCAGAGCCCTCTGACAGTCCTGGAGCTTGGTAGCCATTGTGGATACAGCACCATTCGGATAGCCCGGGCTCTGCCTCTTGGGGGCAGACTGTACAGCATTGAGATGGATGCAAGGAATGCTGCTATTGCTGAGAAAATCATCCGCCTAGCAGGGTTTGATGATGACACA GTGGAGCTCATTGTGAATCCGTCTGACGAGGTGATCCCTCTGCTCCGGTCTGACTACAATTTGGAGAGGCTGGATTTGGTCTTCATGGACCACTGGAAGAAATGTTACCTGCCTGACCTGCAG ATGCTGGAAGGCTCTGGCCTGCTGGGAAAAGGATCTGTGATTTTGGCTGACAATGTGCTGTTTCCTGGGGCACCAAAGTTCCTCAGATACATCCGCAAAAGCGGCTTGTATGACTGGAAGGTCCACCGAGCCACACTTGAATATAGCAAGGGCATCCGAGATGGGATGGCTGAGCTGGTGTACCAGGGAATTAAGTAG